A region of Halorhabdus rudnickae DNA encodes the following proteins:
- a CDS encoding ABC transporter permease has translation MSRLGYLTKRLAMAVPVVWLGTTVTWFAIFMGPIDPASRLLSEGQMRNPAAYEAAQTQLGLNQPPLQHYVDWLTNLLTFDLGQTWLLYEGSNVNALILDFLPRTLWLGLWSVLIAVAIGVPLGFYAGLHSNSLSDYLASFGGIVWRAMPNFWLAIMLLAVLSISPTVLGIDFQWESLFVPIDSISGSPDMSRLGTVDGFLAATKKVLPAALVLGSASMGNEMRIGRTAMLEVRNEEYVDFAKAKGVSDRVLVWKHIFRNALVPLIPIITSEAFLLIGGSVLVETVFGINGIGYLFYQAAIQGDLPLVGTLMYVFILMTVGINLIQDVLYTIIDPRVGLEGS, from the coding sequence GTGAGTAGACTGGGTTATCTCACCAAGCGCCTCGCGATGGCCGTCCCGGTCGTCTGGCTCGGGACGACGGTCACCTGGTTCGCCATCTTCATGGGGCCGATCGATCCGGCCAGCCGGTTGCTCAGCGAAGGACAGATGCGAAACCCCGCCGCCTACGAGGCGGCCCAGACCCAACTCGGCTTGAACCAACCGCCACTCCAGCACTACGTCGACTGGCTGACGAACCTCCTCACGTTCGATCTGGGCCAGACGTGGCTGCTCTACGAGGGATCGAACGTCAACGCGTTGATCCTCGACTTCCTGCCCCGGACACTGTGGCTCGGCCTCTGGTCGGTGCTGATCGCCGTGGCGATCGGCGTGCCACTCGGGTTCTACGCCGGGTTGCACTCGAACTCCCTGTCGGATTATCTCGCTTCGTTCGGCGGGATCGTCTGGCGCGCGATGCCGAACTTCTGGCTGGCGATCATGCTGCTCGCCGTCCTGAGCATCTCGCCGACGGTTCTTGGGATCGACTTCCAGTGGGAGTCGCTGTTCGTCCCGATCGATTCGATCTCGGGGAGTCCAGACATGTCCCGGCTCGGGACAGTCGACGGGTTCCTGGCGGCGACCAAGAAGGTCCTGCCGGCGGCACTGGTACTCGGGTCGGCCTCGATGGGCAACGAGATGCGGATCGGCCGGACGGCGATGCTTGAAGTCCGCAACGAGGAATACGTCGACTTCGCAAAGGCCAAAGGCGTCTCCGATCGCGTCCTCGTCTGGAAGCACATCTTTCGCAACGCACTGGTTCCGTTGATCCCGATCATCACCAGCGAGGCCTTCCTGCTCATCGGCGGGTCAGTCCTCGTCGAGACCGTCTTCGGGATCAACGGCATCGGCTACCTGTTCTACCAGGCGGCCATCCAAGGCGACCTCCCGCTGGTCGGCACGCTGATGTACGTCTTCATACTCATGACTGTTGGCATCAACCTCATTCAGGACGTACTGTATACGATTATCGACCCCCGCGTCGGCCTGGAGGGGAGCTGA
- a CDS encoding metallophosphoesterase family protein — translation MNDGNPGTLLARLDRPTAAAPVRLAAIADPHVSTRADGTSKLFEHTLDHFVTAIEDIEQRDVDAVVSPGDLTKDGETWNADAVEDALDALDVPIYAVPGNHDVPKEGDDHDAIPVAAFADRFGPGGYPFRHQVGELDVLGLNSAGTADRLAETHDGHVDADQREWLARKLQQTDDSLVVVHHNLPSVTEQLRRHRDRVLEDMAIPPTMREPEAFVDVLADGDAALVLTGHLHLPLTGVDRGVREIATPTTCSFPQSYLLLDITPEGTEIRLVPVADVVGLELAHDRRARDSTTARGLTSMGAARLASMPLVIDD, via the coding sequence ATGAACGACGGCAACCCGGGAACGCTGTTGGCTCGTCTCGACCGTCCGACAGCAGCGGCACCCGTTCGGCTGGCAGCGATCGCCGATCCGCACGTCTCGACGCGGGCGGACGGAACGTCGAAACTGTTCGAACACACGCTCGATCACTTCGTCACTGCGATCGAAGACATCGAGCAGCGTGACGTCGACGCTGTCGTCTCGCCGGGGGACCTCACCAAGGACGGGGAAACCTGGAACGCCGATGCCGTCGAAGACGCCCTCGACGCGCTCGACGTGCCCATCTACGCCGTGCCCGGAAACCACGACGTCCCGAAGGAGGGCGACGACCACGACGCGATTCCCGTCGCGGCCTTCGCCGATCGGTTCGGTCCCGGCGGCTATCCGTTCCGCCATCAGGTGGGCGAGCTGGACGTACTCGGGCTGAACTCCGCCGGGACCGCCGATAGACTCGCTGAAACCCACGACGGTCACGTTGACGCCGACCAGCGCGAGTGGCTCGCGAGGAAACTCCAGCAGACCGACGACTCACTCGTCGTCGTCCATCACAACCTTCCATCAGTGACCGAGCAATTGCGCCGCCACCGCGATCGCGTCCTCGAGGACATGGCGATCCCGCCGACGATGCGGGAGCCCGAGGCGTTCGTCGATGTCCTGGCCGACGGTGACGCGGCGCTGGTACTCACCGGTCACCTCCACCTGCCACTCACCGGCGTGGATCGGGGCGTGCGCGAGATCGCGACGCCGACGACCTGCTCGTTCCCGCAGTCGTATCTCCTCCTTGATATCACACCCGAAGGGACCGAGATCCGGCTCGTTCCCGTCGCTGATGTTGTGGGACTCGAACTCGCCCACGACCGCCGGGCCAGGGACTCGACGACGGCCCGCGGACTTACGTCGATGGGCGCCGCACGACTGGCGTCGATGCCACTGGTAATCGACGACTAA
- a CDS encoding NADP-dependent malic enzyme has product MGLEEDALEYHRRDPPGKLEIATTKPTNTQRDLSLAYSPGVAGPCREIDADPTDAFDYTSKGNLVAVVSDGSATLGLGDIGPLASKPVMEGKGVLFKRFADVDVFDLEVDAEDPAEMISVVEALEPTFGGVNLEDIAAPACFTVEEALKESLSIPVFHDDQHGTAIISGAALLNAADIVAKDLADLDVVFSGAGASAIATARFFESLGVPQEGITMVDSGGIVTEDRAAAGDVNEYKAEFASDRPAGDLADAMAGADVFVGLSVGGIVDRGMVASMAADPIVFPMANPDPEIDYAAATEAGEGTTIVATGRSDYPNQVNNVLGFPFIFRGALDARARTINEEMKVAAAEALAALAREDVPDAVVSAYGGEPIQFGPEYVIPKPLDPRVLFEVAPAVARAAIESGAARQSPDLDTYVESLEARLGKSREMMRVVLNKAKSDPQRVVLAEGNDDAMVRAAYQLVDRGIAEPILVGDREWIRASADRLGLSFEPTVVDLEDEDVERYADRLYELRKRKGVTRKEARELLADGDYLASVMVETGDADAMLTGATNHYPSALRPPLEVIGTAPDTDYAAGVYMLTFRNRVIFVADATVNPDPDADVLTEITCHTAEIARRFNVDPRAALLSYSDFGSVDDEHTHAPREAARRLRDDPAVDIPVDGEMQADTALLRDALTGTYDFADLDDPANVLIFPSLEAGNIAYKLLQNLAGAGAVGPMLAGMDRPVHVIQRGDDVEDIVNLAGVAVVDAQQEG; this is encoded by the coding sequence ATGGGACTCGAAGAGGACGCACTCGAGTATCACCGACGTGACCCACCCGGGAAACTCGAGATCGCCACGACCAAACCGACCAACACCCAGCGGGACCTCAGTCTGGCGTACTCGCCAGGAGTCGCCGGCCCGTGCCGGGAGATCGACGCCGACCCGACCGACGCCTTCGACTATACCTCGAAGGGGAACCTCGTCGCCGTCGTCTCGGACGGCAGCGCGACGCTGGGCCTGGGCGACATCGGACCGCTCGCCTCCAAGCCAGTGATGGAAGGCAAGGGTGTGCTGTTCAAACGCTTCGCCGACGTCGACGTCTTCGATCTGGAAGTCGACGCTGAGGACCCCGCGGAGATGATCAGCGTCGTCGAGGCACTGGAACCGACCTTCGGTGGTGTCAATCTCGAGGACATCGCCGCGCCGGCGTGTTTCACCGTCGAGGAAGCGCTCAAGGAGTCGCTGTCGATCCCGGTCTTCCACGACGACCAGCACGGAACGGCGATCATCTCTGGTGCGGCCCTCCTCAACGCGGCGGACATCGTCGCCAAAGATCTCGCCGACCTCGATGTAGTGTTTTCGGGGGCCGGGGCGAGCGCGATCGCGACGGCGCGGTTCTTCGAATCACTGGGGGTACCACAGGAGGGAATCACAATGGTCGACTCAGGCGGGATCGTGACCGAGGATCGAGCCGCGGCCGGCGACGTCAACGAATACAAGGCCGAGTTCGCGAGCGACCGGCCAGCGGGCGATCTGGCCGACGCGATGGCCGGCGCGGACGTCTTCGTCGGGCTGTCGGTCGGCGGGATCGTCGACCGGGGTATGGTCGCCTCGATGGCCGCGGATCCGATCGTCTTCCCGATGGCCAACCCGGACCCGGAGATCGACTACGCCGCGGCCACGGAGGCCGGCGAGGGGACGACGATCGTCGCGACCGGCCGATCGGACTATCCAAACCAGGTCAACAACGTCCTCGGATTCCCGTTCATCTTCCGCGGGGCGCTGGACGCTCGCGCCCGCACCATCAACGAAGAGATGAAAGTCGCTGCTGCCGAGGCGCTGGCCGCGCTGGCCCGCGAAGACGTCCCGGACGCGGTCGTCTCCGCGTACGGTGGCGAACCTATCCAGTTCGGTCCCGAGTACGTCATCCCCAAGCCACTGGACCCGCGGGTCCTCTTCGAGGTGGCCCCCGCGGTCGCCAGGGCCGCCATCGAATCGGGGGCCGCACGTCAGAGCCCGGACCTGGACACCTACGTCGAGTCCCTGGAAGCACGGCTGGGAAAGTCCCGCGAGATGATGCGAGTCGTCCTCAACAAGGCAAAGAGCGACCCTCAGCGTGTGGTCTTGGCGGAAGGAAACGACGACGCGATGGTTCGAGCGGCCTACCAACTGGTCGATCGGGGGATCGCCGAGCCGATTCTCGTCGGCGATAGAGAATGGATTCGGGCGAGTGCAGACCGACTCGGTCTCTCTTTCGAGCCGACGGTAGTTGATCTCGAAGATGAGGATGTCGAGCGATACGCCGACCGCCTGTACGAACTTCGCAAGCGCAAGGGCGTCACGCGCAAGGAGGCTCGTGAACTGCTCGCGGACGGCGATTACCTGGCCAGCGTCATGGTCGAGACCGGCGACGCCGACGCCATGCTGACCGGTGCGACCAACCACTATCCCTCGGCCCTGCGACCACCGCTTGAGGTCATCGGTACCGCGCCCGACACCGACTACGCCGCGGGCGTGTACATGCTCACCTTCCGGAATCGAGTGATATTCGTCGCGGACGCGACCGTCAACCCTGATCCTGACGCCGACGTCCTGACTGAAATCACCTGCCACACGGCTGAAATCGCCCGGCGATTCAACGTCGACCCGCGGGCCGCGTTGCTGTCCTACAGTGACTTCGGCAGCGTCGACGACGAGCACACCCACGCCCCGCGGGAGGCCGCCCGTCGACTGCGGGACGATCCGGCGGTCGACATCCCCGTCGACGGCGAGATGCAGGCCGATACGGCCTTGCTCCGGGACGCGCTAACGGGCACCTACGACTTTGCAGACCTCGATGACCCGGCGAACGTGCTGATCTTCCCGAGCCTGGAGGCGGGCAACATCGCCTACAAGCTCCTCCAGAACCTCGCCGGTGCCGGGGCGGTGGGACCGATGCTGGCCGGGATGGACAGGCCCGTGCACGTGATCCAGCGCGGCGACGACGTTGAGGACATCGTCAACCTGGCGGGCGTCGCCGTCGTCGACGCCCAGCAGGAAGGGTAG
- a CDS encoding COX15/CtaA family protein, producing the protein MNRRFRYLVAVTTAFVFATILLGVATKSYGAGLACQARWPVCDGGLLNLFPESFPSFFEWIHRVVAGVGGLFIVGSAIEAWRRGVSPKIRNALTVGALLTPLQVVLGQQTVVNFTFPVLTAHFWTAFTIFAAFAFALVASWADAIRTGHLKVAAVVAFALFPVQVLLTPPFISSYTPVIQTLQYAVLLVLVLAVIALVVVGRRAFPERYQSAPVIAIVALVPTVYLGRHLLAGSTVHRVAYLLAGLVVFAALAMSTAGVWKREHVGN; encoded by the coding sequence ATGAATCGGCGGTTTCGCTATCTCGTCGCCGTCACAACGGCGTTCGTCTTCGCGACTATCCTCCTGGGGGTCGCGACGAAATCCTACGGCGCGGGGCTGGCCTGTCAGGCGCGCTGGCCGGTCTGTGATGGCGGTCTATTGAACCTCTTTCCTGAGTCGTTCCCGAGTTTCTTCGAGTGGATCCACCGCGTCGTCGCCGGCGTCGGCGGGCTGTTCATCGTCGGGTCGGCCATCGAAGCCTGGCGTCGGGGCGTCTCCCCGAAAATCCGAAACGCCCTGACAGTTGGCGCCCTGTTGACGCCCCTGCAGGTCGTCCTCGGCCAGCAGACGGTGGTCAACTTCACGTTTCCCGTCCTGACGGCCCACTTCTGGACGGCGTTTACGATCTTCGCCGCGTTCGCGTTCGCGCTGGTTGCGAGCTGGGCAGACGCGATCCGGACGGGTCATCTCAAAGTGGCTGCCGTCGTTGCGTTTGCACTCTTCCCCGTCCAGGTCCTGTTGACACCTCCCTTTATCAGCAGTTACACGCCAGTAATCCAGACGCTGCAGTACGCGGTCCTGCTCGTGCTCGTCCTCGCAGTGATCGCTCTGGTAGTCGTCGGCCGACGGGCGTTCCCGGAGCGCTATCAGTCCGCTCCCGTGATCGCCATCGTCGCGCTCGTCCCGACGGTCTATCTCGGCCGACACTTACTCGCCGGGTCGACGGTCCATCGGGTGGCCTACCTGCTCGCCGGACTCGTCGTTTTCGCAGCACTCGCCATGAGTACGGCGGGCGTCTGGAAGCGCGAACACGTGGGCAACTGA
- a CDS encoding DUF7260 family protein, which yields MTAQKSSRDLRRIRDAYRETVMAVPHYEREYGESIRENLAAEFGTTLAGHLADSDVLTPAVYETFLDACKRGRDERGRLLRTIEREQESLQRWETELTAIEVAAHDAAEGITATTGSRTLSRIDRRLETLEARCMECARARQELLHEHSGREFQGTDGFGFMEYLYTDMDTTTPVLSDAGACLETIRHHRRRCLQ from the coding sequence GTGACCGCACAGAAATCCTCACGAGATCTCCGGCGTATCAGGGACGCGTACCGCGAGACAGTCATGGCGGTCCCGCACTACGAGCGCGAGTACGGCGAGTCGATTCGGGAGAACCTCGCGGCCGAGTTCGGGACGACGCTCGCCGGCCACCTCGCCGACAGCGATGTCCTGACCCCGGCGGTCTACGAGACGTTTCTCGATGCGTGTAAGCGGGGACGTGACGAACGCGGACGGTTGCTCCGGACCATCGAACGCGAACAGGAGAGCCTGCAGCGATGGGAGACCGAACTCACTGCGATCGAGGTGGCAGCCCACGACGCTGCCGAAGGAATCACTGCGACGACCGGATCCCGAACCCTTTCCCGGATCGACCGCCGGCTCGAGACCCTCGAGGCCCGCTGTATGGAGTGTGCGCGTGCCCGACAGGAGTTACTACACGAGCATTCGGGGCGGGAATTTCAGGGAACCGACGGCTTCGGTTTCATGGAGTACCTCTATACGGACATGGACACGACGACGCCCGTTCTCTCGGACGCCGGCGCCTGTCTCGAGACGATTCGACATCACCGGCGTCGATGTCTCCAGTAA
- a CDS encoding DUF7529 family protein — protein sequence MSATTPDGQAVWERVLEDAKALAAELRVDGWDVLIVRADHVAAVSPRESTERHGLIFTAPDSVAEQLPDLIDGGSFDRYEVHREDVAENRFLAIRIRDDETERGVVLVGVLDWSRIGDLADAAREREQLHSHVRLLDGTHVATFRHEDPSLFFPGEE from the coding sequence ATGTCAGCAACGACACCCGATGGGCAGGCCGTCTGGGAGCGGGTCCTCGAAGACGCCAAAGCACTGGCCGCGGAGTTGCGAGTGGACGGTTGGGACGTCCTCATCGTCCGAGCGGACCACGTCGCAGCAGTTTCCCCTCGTGAATCCACGGAACGACACGGATTGATATTCACCGCTCCGGACAGCGTCGCCGAGCAGCTTCCGGACCTCATCGACGGAGGGTCGTTCGATCGCTACGAGGTCCACCGTGAAGACGTCGCCGAGAACCGCTTCCTGGCGATACGGATACGAGACGACGAGACCGAGCGTGGAGTCGTGCTGGTCGGGGTACTCGACTGGTCGCGGATCGGCGACCTCGCAGACGCGGCACGCGAACGGGAGCAACTTCACTCACACGTCCGGCTGCTGGACGGGACCCACGTCGCAACGTTTCGTCACGAGGACCCGTCGCTGTTCTTCCCGGGGGAAGAATGA
- a CDS encoding ABC transporter substrate-binding protein translates to MPRDTTRRGFLTAAGAGALTAVAGCSGNSEPTEQDTAAQNDSGKNSAAKTQESNDGTDESTAETTDGSSGGILQMMADGSVQTLDPINAKGSGAGYNQYNQQLMYFPDGQYPPEPALATGYEVSDDGLTYTFDLREDVTFHDGSEFTAQDVVYSYRRLAESPNSRNKDDIVGETLTIDHEKDATLSEPTDEETLADVVPDSLAVEAVDDYTVEMTLASPFEYTLFQIAGGAFAIIPEGSVGDIEGYNGEYAYNEFFSTQGEGPAFAGAGPFQVDNWQKGSQITLSAFEDYYDGEPDLDAITFTVVSSGNTRLQRFQNGNADILESVPTASFNPSSVSIDSEEGNRSLGSYTLDDGTTVNYGEIPALTTEYIVFNTLEVPLAARRAFAHAMNQHDIAENVYKGMGKPAYHIVPPAAYPTFENGQAGEDAYDRHAENGYESNTDFAADGYPYGYGETQLEEARAVMEEAGYGEDNRYEITATTITGNSGYQQVFTTLQSKLRSAYIDMSIEEAEFGSIISRAISGDMEVFGLGDGMEYPGPQNFLRFLHGQNPSGQFTRWGAEGSYVTEEYRETAREAWDSNYAADGTTRADHNEAFQTVEEMNWASVQELPFLHPMSQRFWHDDVDVEMYGVMENQAFDDTQLSR, encoded by the coding sequence ATGCCACGTGACACGACCCGCCGTGGGTTTTTGACTGCCGCTGGTGCAGGCGCACTGACTGCCGTCGCCGGGTGTAGCGGGAACAGCGAACCGACGGAGCAGGACACTGCCGCCCAGAACGATTCGGGGAAAAATTCAGCCGCGAAGACACAGGAATCGAACGACGGAACGGACGAATCGACCGCCGAGACCACCGACGGGTCCAGTGGTGGGATACTCCAGATGATGGCAGACGGGTCGGTCCAGACGCTCGACCCGATCAACGCAAAGGGGTCCGGGGCGGGCTACAACCAGTACAATCAGCAACTCATGTACTTCCCGGACGGGCAGTACCCGCCCGAACCTGCGCTGGCGACGGGCTACGAGGTTTCCGACGACGGACTCACCTATACGTTCGATCTCCGTGAAGACGTTACCTTCCACGACGGCAGCGAGTTCACTGCACAGGACGTCGTCTACTCCTACCGGCGACTCGCAGAGTCGCCCAACTCCCGGAACAAGGACGACATCGTCGGCGAGACGCTGACGATCGACCACGAGAAGGACGCGACGCTCTCGGAACCGACCGACGAGGAGACCCTCGCGGACGTCGTCCCAGATAGTCTCGCCGTCGAGGCGGTCGACGACTACACCGTCGAGATGACCCTGGCCTCACCGTTCGAGTACACGCTCTTCCAGATTGCGGGCGGCGCGTTCGCCATCATCCCGGAGGGGTCCGTCGGCGACATCGAGGGCTACAACGGCGAGTACGCCTACAACGAGTTCTTCAGTACGCAAGGTGAGGGCCCTGCCTTCGCCGGAGCGGGTCCCTTCCAGGTCGACAATTGGCAGAAGGGCAGTCAGATCACTCTCTCGGCGTTCGAGGACTATTACGACGGCGAACCCGACCTCGACGCGATCACATTCACCGTCGTCTCGAGTGGGAATACGCGCCTCCAGCGATTCCAGAACGGGAACGCCGACATCCTCGAGAGCGTCCCCACAGCGTCGTTCAATCCCTCAAGCGTATCGATCGATAGTGAAGAGGGGAACCGATCGCTCGGTTCCTACACGCTCGACGACGGGACGACGGTCAACTACGGCGAGATTCCGGCACTCACGACGGAATATATCGTCTTCAACACCCTGGAGGTTCCCCTCGCAGCCAGGCGCGCGTTCGCGCACGCGATGAACCAGCATGACATCGCCGAGAACGTCTATAAAGGGATGGGAAAGCCGGCCTATCACATCGTCCCGCCAGCCGCCTATCCCACCTTCGAGAACGGCCAGGCCGGCGAGGACGCTTACGACCGCCACGCCGAGAACGGCTACGAATCGAACACCGACTTCGCCGCCGACGGCTACCCCTACGGCTACGGCGAGACCCAACTCGAGGAAGCCCGCGCGGTAATGGAAGAAGCGGGTTACGGCGAGGACAACCGCTATGAGATCACGGCGACGACGATCACGGGCAACAGCGGCTACCAGCAGGTGTTCACGACTCTCCAGTCGAAGCTCCGGTCGGCGTACATCGACATGAGTATCGAGGAGGCAGAGTTCGGGTCGATCATCAGTCGCGCGATCTCCGGCGACATGGAAGTGTTCGGGCTCGGAGATGGCATGGAGTACCCCGGCCCGCAGAACTTCCTGCGGTTCCTTCACGGCCAGAATCCCTCGGGCCAGTTCACGCGGTGGGGTGCCGAGGGAAGCTATGTGACCGAGGAATACCGGGAGACGGCACGCGAGGCCTGGGACTCGAACTACGCCGCCGATGGCACGACCCGCGCGGATCACAACGAGGCCTTCCAGACCGTCGAGGAGATGAACTGGGCGTCCGTCCAGGAACTCCCGTTCTTGCACCCCATGAGTCAACGGTTCTGGCACGACGATGTCGACGTCGAGATGTACGGCGTCATGGAGAACCAGGCCTTCGACGACACCCAACTGTCGCGCTGA
- a CDS encoding ABC transporter permease, translating to MSDVTPFEDRRLFGTLEIDATLSAWLLVGVILLALEVGAVANFLTGLLADFVGALPTASAEESVLSSAAALFDAAQQRTTAIPTLLSRDVVPNAGHWNGERWVGTFLGLSPGISWAIRTALVYAYAFAWLAWAAFGYRYYRRTIRVADWTPRDDVIDRFRSHKWGLFGALVVFMFVVMAVFAPTLGPTTVEQNMRNSYSYEIDYWNAETGSVESTIVGEANRNSQSIGDSSRVMPMTYDDYGRFHPFGTMPNGRDLFTFITVGSRISLVIGLLSVGLSALLAVSLALIAAYYKGRVDLGTVLVSDGVMAMPQLLLLIMLTTVLADTWIGEVYSGGFVLALLFAFTGWTYMWRSIRGPALQVSERTWIDAARSFGQRPRTIMRKHMLPYVTGYVLIYGSMTLGGAIIAIAGLSYLGLGVAPPTPEWGRAIQLGQDYVTTGSWHISLIPGLLITLVVTGFNALGDGVRDAIDPQSDSATGAAAGRGGGA from the coding sequence GTGTCAGACGTCACTCCGTTCGAAGACCGGCGACTGTTCGGGACACTTGAGATCGACGCGACGCTGTCGGCGTGGCTGCTCGTTGGTGTCATCCTCTTGGCGCTGGAAGTTGGTGCGGTCGCGAACTTCCTGACTGGCCTGCTCGCCGACTTCGTCGGGGCGCTCCCGACGGCAAGCGCCGAGGAGTCCGTGCTCTCGAGTGCGGCGGCGCTGTTCGACGCGGCCCAGCAACGGACGACCGCGATCCCGACCCTGCTCTCTCGGGATGTCGTCCCAAACGCCGGTCACTGGAACGGGGAGCGCTGGGTCGGGACGTTCCTCGGGCTGTCGCCGGGCATCTCCTGGGCGATCCGGACGGCGCTCGTCTACGCCTACGCGTTCGCGTGGCTCGCCTGGGCCGCGTTCGGCTACCGATACTACCGTCGGACGATCAGGGTCGCCGACTGGACGCCCCGCGACGACGTGATCGACCGATTTCGGTCACACAAGTGGGGGCTGTTCGGCGCGCTCGTCGTCTTCATGTTCGTCGTGATGGCGGTGTTCGCACCGACACTCGGCCCCACGACCGTCGAGCAGAACATGCGCAACTCCTACTCCTACGAGATCGACTACTGGAACGCCGAGACCGGTTCCGTCGAGTCGACTATCGTCGGCGAAGCCAACCGCAACTCCCAGTCGATCGGCGACAGTTCGCGGGTGATGCCGATGACCTACGACGACTACGGGCGATTCCATCCCTTCGGCACGATGCCAAACGGCCGTGACCTGTTCACTTTCATCACGGTCGGGTCGCGTATCTCGCTGGTGATCGGGCTGCTCTCGGTCGGCCTAAGCGCCCTGCTTGCCGTCTCGCTGGCCCTGATCGCCGCCTACTACAAGGGTCGGGTCGATCTCGGGACCGTCCTGGTGTCGGACGGGGTGATGGCGATGCCACAACTGCTGCTGTTGATTATGCTCACGACTGTCCTGGCTGATACGTGGATCGGCGAGGTCTACAGCGGTGGGTTCGTGCTCGCGCTTCTCTTTGCCTTCACTGGGTGGACGTACATGTGGCGGTCGATCCGGGGTCCGGCCCTCCAGGTCTCCGAGCGTACCTGGATCGACGCCGCCCGGAGCTTCGGCCAACGGCCCCGGACCATCATGCGCAAGCACATGCTGCCATACGTCACCGGGTACGTCCTGATCTATGGCTCGATGACGCTGGGCGGGGCGATCATCGCCATCGCCGGGCTCTCGTATCTCGGCCTCGGCGTCGCGCCCCCGACTCCCGAGTGGGGCAGAGCGATCCAACTCGGCCAGGACTACGTCACCACCGGCTCTTGGCACATCTCGCTGATTCCGGGGCTGCTCATCACGCTCGTCGTCACGGGATTCAACGCGCTCGGTGACGGCGTCCGGGACGCGATCGATCCCCAGTCCGACAGCGCGACCGGGGCGGCGGCCGGCCGGGGTGGTGGCGCATGA
- a CDS encoding hemolysin family protein: MESLELTVRLLAGVFLILANGFFVAIEFALTRARQYTEEEFVGDGTNAGLRRAWEMTQDLEIYLTTCQVGITASSIAVGIVAEPALAAIFEPIFHNTVLASIGSGGIIAFLIINLVHLTHGEQTPTYLGVERSRWVSKYGARPLYWFHWLISPIIALGDGIAKFTLKLFGVEMTGAWLETEEDVIESRADLRNRIGSALEEGGLTEERREEVMNALAIGERPVREVMVNAEEVVALSTAVEPTENFRRMEEHPHTRYPLIGEELTDFEGVVYVPVLTRHREELAAENVDFAELAAPPMTLSPDVDVSDAIDQFQAENQELALVLEDGEVVGMVTVTDLLESVMGDVEDPIDTRYLSELE; the protein is encoded by the coding sequence ATGGAATCACTCGAACTCACTGTCCGCCTACTGGCAGGTGTCTTCCTGATACTGGCCAACGGCTTTTTCGTCGCGATCGAGTTCGCCCTGACTCGTGCTCGCCAGTACACTGAAGAGGAGTTCGTCGGTGACGGCACGAACGCCGGGCTTCGACGCGCCTGGGAGATGACCCAGGACCTCGAGATTTACTTGACGACCTGTCAGGTTGGGATTACGGCCTCCAGTATCGCTGTCGGGATCGTCGCCGAGCCGGCGCTGGCAGCCATCTTCGAGCCGATCTTCCACAACACGGTCCTGGCGTCGATCGGATCCGGTGGGATCATTGCCTTTCTCATCATCAACCTCGTGCATCTGACTCACGGCGAGCAGACGCCGACGTACCTCGGTGTCGAACGCTCCCGGTGGGTCTCGAAGTACGGGGCGAGACCGCTGTACTGGTTCCACTGGCTCATCTCGCCGATCATCGCGCTGGGCGATGGCATCGCCAAATTCACGCTAAAGCTGTTCGGCGTCGAGATGACCGGCGCGTGGCTCGAAACCGAGGAGGACGTCATCGAGTCTCGGGCAGACCTGCGCAATCGCATCGGGTCGGCCCTCGAAGAAGGTGGCCTCACTGAGGAGCGCCGTGAGGAAGTCATGAACGCCCTGGCGATCGGCGAGCGACCCGTACGGGAAGTGATGGTCAACGCAGAGGAGGTCGTTGCGCTCTCGACGGCGGTCGAACCCACGGAAAACTTTCGCCGGATGGAAGAGCACCCCCACACCCGCTACCCCCTGATCGGCGAGGAACTAACGGACTTCGAGGGGGTCGTCTACGTGCCGGTCCTGACGCGCCACCGTGAGGAACTCGCCGCGGAGAACGTCGACTTCGCCGAACTCGCCGCCCCGCCGATGACGCTCTCACCGGACGTCGACGTCAGCGACGCCATCGATCAGTTTCAGGCCGAAAACCAGGAACTCGCCCTGGTACTCGAAGACGGCGAGGTCGTGGGTATGGTCACGGTGACGGACTTACTGGAATCTGTCATGGGCGACGTCGAGGATCCGATCGACACGCGATATCTCTCAGAACTCGAGTAG